One window from the genome of Salvia miltiorrhiza cultivar Shanhuang (shh) chromosome 7, IMPLAD_Smil_shh, whole genome shotgun sequence encodes:
- the LOC130995247 gene encoding uncharacterized protein LOC130995247 → MKPKAISQRDVFYIPPWSRPIELLLLVKLDCARVAGKWVPGDHVGNMPVIDSICDELTGHPFLLQIPKAKYHEKVMEWLTRFIRFHSLLKDERTWFCENTKRVFATDLSWEEIGAEKPQMLCYMEEGEANWDILKRLFYEAGMYSCSDEDE, encoded by the exons ATGAAACCAAAGGCCATCTCCCAAAGGGATGTATTCTACATCCCTCCATGGTCGCGTCCGATTGAGCTCCTGCTCTTAGTAAAATTAGATTGTGCTAGAGTAGCAGGCAAATGGGTACCCGGAGATCATGTTGGCAATATGCCGGTGATCGACAGTATTTGCGATGAGTTAACAGGTCATCCGTTCTTGTTGCAAATTCCAAAAGCCAAATACCATGAAAAGGTAATGGAATGGTTGACTAGATTTATTCGCTTCCACTCCTTATTGAAGGATGAAAGGACTTGGTTCTGTGAAAACACGAAGCGCGTTTTTGCTACAGATTTATCTTGGGAAGAGATTGGAGCC gAAAAACCCCAAATGTTATGTTACATGGAAGAAGGTGAGGCAAATTGGGATATATTAAAGCGCCTATTCTACGAGGCTGGGATGTATTCA
- the LOC130995246 gene encoding uncharacterized protein LOC130995246, whose protein sequence is MNNRGALVSARCHLWSLNLLRQHLSAQNFAHVRRSCFGPLFDILNLEFQGQLYNVMCRRLQSASEERFVLQYRIGNYVVDFGPADFAIMTGLRFNGITTLPETSSFHETVFSGQRYLRVISIENKFLKECKQTSGTSETSLKLGYLYIVYGLLVLKDRTQKNIDLGFIHLMDDLDRFLRYPWGRIAYDFLVPRTHNARKLIHKMETKQNKLSVEAYGFVHVLQAWMYEIMPSLAGFCGKQVIEHENRIPRMQRWSADSGILFEHLWPYFLPRAGNDPVPIIVSAQEYEMMDELGIPSTMHPASPTLVFNSKSLVRKRRLTYEDVETSEKTEALKGSPLKSSSRGKKKLLSGDPPPSTRLVGKTEQIETKKGHDVDNYAENAAPTPALSKNTVKNNSNLFVILLMELMEKVDKLDQKVEKMDGKVEHRDTTLHEVVVASIRSYFDNQATSHHPKECKGEKKISMEKMGEHKSSGNVCAVLGESSTFQNLDDLGNKGDQLKVSNTGWFSNEWLLEDPFAVHDCNYHEPPKPVPLTDNPVKKSLSVGDSRTKSEGFKGKSFLPRTKEGLGHTMKTEAISSLKIPGETENLLPSLNLDCTTSYSNGMPQKTSMDALKFDPSDFDFNYAELNPFLRWQKAASSGHRRYDRRLPIKMLRVADNEWFNVILERNGWLESEHINALIYLLLVDFNKDVSNPIVRDWSCMEMVCWLGLRSDNLEEMVGTVMPYVRGSLPFIGGLEWTNARRVFGVAHINNNHWCFYQICIPEQRIVVYDSLNYDWDTVAGHFDKVRTNLPILCRMGRIWERCNYSNALMESWDVVKFENPPQQTNHSDCGIMAIKFMECCAYGVPVDGIKPERGPIFRRRYVVRLFNSSYEA, encoded by the exons ATGAACAACAGAG GTGCTCTCGTCTCCGCCAGGTGTCACCTTTGGTCTTTAAACCTGTTACGGCAGCATCTTTCGGCCCAGAACTTTGCTCATGTACGTAGGTCTTGTTTCGGACCTTtgtttgatatattaaatttagagtTTCAGGGGCAACTTTATAATGTCATGTGCCGTCGATTGCAAAGTGCGTCAGAAGAAAGATTCGTATTGCAATATCGAATTGGTAATTATGTCGTTGATTTTGGACCCGCTGATTTTGCCATAATGACCGGCTTGCGGTTCAATGGCATCACTACTCTCCCTGAAACTTCTAGTTTCCACGAAACTGTTTTTAGTGGGCAACGTTATTTGCGGGTGATTAGCATCGAAAATAAGTTCCTCAAAGAATGCAAACAAACATCTGGTACCTCAGAAACAAGCTTGAAGTTAGGATACTTGTATATTGTTTATGGGCTGTTGGTATTGAAGGATAGGACACAGAAGAACATAGATCTAGGATTTATCCATCTAATGGATGACCTTGACAGGTTTCTTCGGTATCCATGGGGCAGAATAGCATATGATTTCTTGGTCCCTCGTACCCATAATGCTAGAAAACTTATACATAAAATGGAAACAAAGCAAAATAAATTGAGTGTTGAAGCGTATGGTTTTGTGCATGTGTTGCAAGCTTGGATGTATGAGATTATGCCCTCGTTGGCTGGTTTTTGCGGCAAGCAAGTAATCGAGCACGAGAACCGAATTCCTAGAATGCAGCGTTGGTCAGCAGATTCTGGTATTTTGTTCGAGCACCTCTGGCCTTACTTTTTACCTAGAGCAGGAAATGATCCG GTCCCAATCATCGTATCAGCCCAGGAATATGAGATGATGGATGAGCTCGGTATTCCTTCAACGATGCATCCTGCGTCCCCTACTCTAGTTTTTAATTCCAAATCTCTTGTTAGAAAAAGACGGCTAACATACGAGGACGTCGAAACTTCTGAAAAAACTGAAGCATTGAAGGGAAGTCCATTGAAGTCTTCTAGCCGTGGTAAAAAGAAGCTGTTAAGTGGAGATCCTCCCCCTAGTACTCGATTGGTTGGAAAAACGGAGCAAATAGAAACAAAGAAGGGCCATGATGTGGATAATTACGCAGAAAATGCAGCACCTACACCTGCATTATCTAAAAATACCGTGAAGAATAATAGCAAT CTCTTTGTCATATTGCTGATGGAGTTAATGGAGAAAGTTGACAAGTTAGACCAGAAAGTGGAGAAGATGGATGGCAAAGTTGAGCATCGAGACACGACTCTACACGAGGTTGTGGTAGCGAGTATTCGATCTTACTTTGATAACCAGGCCACTAGTCATCATCCCAAAGAATGCAAAGGAGAGAAAAAAATTTCAATGGAGAAAATGGGAGAACACAAAAGTAGTGGAAACGTTTGTGCAGTTCTAGGTGAATCATCTACATTTCAGAATCTTGATGATTTGGGTAATAAAGGTGATCAACTCAAAGTATCAAACACTGGATGGTTCAGTAACGAATGGTTGCTTGAAGATCCTTTTGCGGTGCATGATTGTAATTATCATGAACCACCAAAGCCGGTTCCTTTAACAGATAATCCAGTGAAGAAGTCATTGAGTGTTGGTGATTCGAGGACCAAATCTGAAGGTTTTAAAGGAAAATCCTTCCTTCCACGCACTAAAGAAGGTCTTGGACACACCATGAAGACTGAGGCGATTAGTAGCTTGAAAATTCCTGGCGAAACAGAAAACTTGCTGCCTTCCCTAAATTTGGATTGCACAACGTCGTACAGCAATGGCATGCCTCAGAAAACCTCCATGGATGCGTTGAAGTTCGACCCTTCGGACTTCGACTTCAACTATGCCGAGCTCAATCCATTCCTTCGATGGCAAAAAGCAGCTTCCAGTGGTCATCG CCGATATGATCGGAGGCTTCCGATTAAAATGTTGCGTGTCGCCGATAATGAGTGGTTTAATGTTATCTTAGAACGCAATGGATGGCTAGAGAGCGAG CATATTAATGCACTTATATATTTGCTGCTTGTTGATTTCAACAAAGACGTATCAAATCCAATAGTGAGAGATTGGTCGTGTATGGAGATGGTTTGTTGG TTGGGCTTGCGTAGTGATAACCTTGAGGAAATGGTGGGGACAGTGATGCCGTATGTCCGTGGCAGTCTTCCTTTCATAGGTGGGCTGGAATGGACGAATGCTAGACGTGTATTTGGTGTGGCACACATAAACAACAATCATTGGTGTTTCTATCAGATATGCATCCCCGAGCAGCGCATTGTTGTTTACGACTCTCTGAACTATGACTGGGATACTGTAGCAGGGCATTTTGACAAGGTCCGGACGAACTTACCCATACTATGCCGTATGGGAAGAATATGGGAGAGGTGCAACTATTCAAACGCCCTTATGGAGAGCTGGGACGTCGTGAAGTTTGAGAATCCACCACAACAAACTAATCATAGCGACTGTGGAATCATGGCAATCAAATTTATGGAATGTTGTGCTTATGGTGTTCCCGTGGATGGCATAAAACCTGAACGTGGACCCATTTTTCGACGCCGTTACGTGGTAAGGCTTTTTAATTCTTCATATGAAGCATGA
- the LOC130994541 gene encoding pentatricopeptide repeat-containing protein At3g62890-like: MRQHVEHALRYGPEPTQEANYVMLASVYAKLSDWEKKTRVREAMREKGIKKIPGSTMIELGDGIYEFVAGDKSHKEKAKIYEMVEEMERKMRALGYVSTTNDVLLDIEEEDKEGALNRHSEKLAIAFALLKTRPRSMIRMVKNLRVCGDCHSATKLISLIYEREIVVRDRNRFHHFKDGVCSCKDFW, from the coding sequence ATGCGGCAACATGTTGAGCATGCTCTCAGGTACGGGCCTGAGCCTACGCAGGAGGCGAACTACGTGATGCTCGCCTCCGTCTACGCGAAGCTGTCGGATTGGGAGAAGAAAACCAGAGTGAGGGAGGCGATGAGGGAGAAAGGGATCAAGAAAATCCCGGGAAGCACCATGATCGAGCTCGGTGATGGGATTTACGAGTTCGTTGCAGGCGATAAATCGCATAAAGAGAAGGCGAAGATTTACGAGATGGTGGAGGAGATGGAGAGGAAGATGAGAGCGTTAGGATATGTGTCGACGACGAATGATGTGTTGCTTGACATTGAAGAAGAGGATAAAGAGGGGGCTTTGAATAGGCATAGTGAGAAGCTGGCTATTGCGTTTGCGCTGCTTAAAACTAGGCCAAGATCGATGATTAGGATGGTGAAGAATCTGAGGGTTTGTGGGGATTGTCACTCTGCTACGAAACTCATATCTTTGATatatgagagagagatagtAGTGAGAGATAGGAACAGGTTTCATCACTTTAAAGATGGGGTATGCTCCTGCAAAGATTTCTGGTAA